The following coding sequences are from one Alosa alosa isolate M-15738 ecotype Scorff River chromosome 3, AALO_Geno_1.1, whole genome shotgun sequence window:
- the gad1a gene encoding LOW QUALITY PROTEIN: glutamate decarboxylase 1 (The sequence of the model RefSeq protein was modified relative to this genomic sequence to represent the inferred CDS: deleted 1 base in 1 codon), whose amino-acid sequence MATSAPSSSGGGPDPNSTNLRPPSSSYDWSGVAHGCTRKLGMKICGFLQKNNNLDEKSRIVTNEQPTSNERDPQFRRTETDFSNLFARDLLPAKNGEEPTMQFLLEVVDILTNYVRKTFDRTTKVLDFHHPHQLLEGMEGFNLELSDQPESLEQILVDCRDTLKYGVRTGHPRFFNQLSTGLDIIGLAGEWLTSTANTNMFTYEIAPVFVLMEQITLRKMRELVGWPVGEGDGIFSPGGAISNMYSVMVARYKHYPEIKTKGMAAAPRLVLFTSEHSHYSIKKASAALGFGTENLILLSTDERGRVIPADLEAKVIAVKQKGYVPMFVNATAGSTVYGAFDPINEIADICEKYDMWLHVDGAWGGGLLMSKKHRHKLNGIERANSVTWNPHKMMGVPLQCSAILVRERGLLQGCNSMCAGYLFQPDKQYDITYDTGDKAIQCGRHVDIFKFWLMWKAKGTEGFERHIDRCLELSEYLYNKIRTREGYQMVFEGEPQHTNVCFWYIPQSLRGLPDGDERRQRLHKVAPKIKSMMMESGTTMVGYQPQGNKVNFFRMVISNPAAMHSDIDFLIDEIERLGQDL is encoded by the exons ATGGCGACGTCGGCACCTTCCTCCTCTGGCGGCGGTCCGGATCCCAACTCGACAAATTTACGACCACCATCCTCAA GTTATGACTGGAGTGGGGTTGCTCATGGATGTACGAGGAAACTGGGCATGAAAATATGCG GGTTTTTGCAGAAGAACAATAACCTGGATGAGAAGAGCAGAATAGTCACGAATGAGCAGCCCACTTCCAATGAGCGAGACCCGCAGTTCAGACGCACCGAGACGGACTTCTCCAACCTATTCGCCAGAG ATTTACTTCCTGCCAAAAATGGAGAGGAACCCACCATGCAGTTCCTGCTGGAGGTGGTGGACATCCTCACCAACTACGTGCGTAAGACGTTCGACAGGACGACCAAGGTGCTGGActtccaccacccccaccagctCCTGGAGGGCATGGAGGGCTTCAACCTGGAGCTGTCCGACCAGCCCGAGTCCCTGGAGCAGATCCTGGTGGACTGCAGGGACACCCTCAAGTACGGCGTGCGGACAG GCCATCCCAGGTTCTTCAATCAGCTCTCGACTGGTCTGGACATCATAGGGCTGGCTGGGGAATGGCTCACGTCCACTGCAAACACCAACAT GTTCACATATGAAATAGCCCCAGTGTTCGTGCTGATGGAGCAGATCACGCTGCGGAAGATGAGGGAGCTGGTTGGCTGGCCCGTTGGAGAGGGAGACGGCATCTTCTCACCAG GGGGCGCCATCTCCAACATGTACAGTGTGATGGTGGCCCGGTACAAGCACTACCCCGAGATCAAGACCAAAGGCATGGCTGCGGCACCCAGACTGGTCCTCTTCACTTCAGAGCAT AGTCACTACTCCATAAAGAAGGCAAGCGCTGCTCTAGGGTTTGGGACAGAAAACCTCATTCTTCTCAGCACAgatgagag gGGAAGAGTAATTCCAGCTGATCTGGAGGCAAAGGTCATCGCTGTAAAGCAAAAG GGATATGTTCCTATGTTTGTCAACGCCACTGCGGGCTCCACGGTGTACGGCGCTTTTGACCCCATCAATGAGATCGCCGACATCTGTGAGAAGTACGACATGTGGCTTCATGTGGAC GGAGCCTGGGGAGGAGGCTTACTCATGTCCAAAAAGCACAGACACAAGCTGAATGGCATTGAGAG GGCCAACTCGGTGACATGGAACCCTCATAAGATGATGGGAGTTCCGCTGCAGTGTTCTGCCATACTGGtcagggagagg GGTCTGCTGCAGGGCTGCAACTCCATGTGTGCCGGCTACCTGTTCCAGCCAGACAAACAGTACGACATCACCTACGACACGGGGGACAAGGCCATTCAGTGTGGTCGACACGTGGACATCTTCAAGTTCTGGCTCATGTGGAAGGCAAAG GGAACAGAGGGCTTTGAGAGACACATAGACCGATGTCTGGAGCTGTCCGAATACCTGTACAACAAGATCAGGACCCGGGAGGGCTACCAGATGGTCTTCGAGGGAGAG CCCCAGCACACCAACGTGTGTTTCTGGTACATTCCG CAGAGCCTGCGGGGGCTGCCAGACGGTGACGAGCGCAGGCAGAGACTGCACAAG GTGGCGCCCAAGATCAAGTCCATGATGATGGAGTCGGGCACCACTATGGTTGGATACCAGCCGCAGGGCAACAAGGTCAACTTCTTCCGCATGGTGATATCCAACCCGGCAGCCATGCACTCCGACATTGACTTTCTCATCGATGAGATCGAGAGGCTGGGACAAGACTTATAA